The nucleotide window GGTGCCAGTTCGCCACCTTCCTCACCGAGGTGGAGTTCATCGCCGGCGACACCCCCGGGCAGTGGCTGGAGCGCATCAACCCCGAGTGGTACGAGGTAAAGCTCTTCCTGTTGACCCAGATCATGGACGAGGCCCGGCACCTGGACGTGTTCCGCAAGCGGGCGCTCGCCAACGGCGGCGGCCTACTGATGGAAAGTGGCGGTGGCGGCCTGCGCATCATCCTGGAGTGCCAGGACTTCAGCGAGTTCTCGGCCATCATGCACGTGTTCGCCGAAGCGCTGGTGCAGACCCTGTTCCGCTCCGGCGAGGCCCTGGCCTACAACGAGGCGGAGAAGGCCATCTTCCGGCTGTGCGCTCAGGACGAGTCGCGCCACATCGCCTTCGGCGTCATGCACCTGAAGCACATCCTAGAGACGCAGCCCTGGCGCCGCGAAGAGATCCACTACTACCTGGACAAGATCGAGGGGCCTCTGGCCCTGGATATGCAGTCCGGCGCCTCGGCCAACGCGCCCCTGTTCGACGAGGCCATAATGGTCCTGGCCGGCGGCGGCCGCAAGAACATCGACAAGGGCTTCGACTTCCTGATGAACCTGCGCCGTCGCCAGGTCATGGAATACCTGCACCGCCTGGAGGTGGCAGGACTGCCCGAGCGTCGCTACCGCATGAACCCCACCCTGAGGGCCTTCATCGAGACGTAAGCGCCTTCGGGCAGGGCGTCGGGCCGTCGGGGAGCGTACACCTTCCCGACGGCCCGCTCATAGACTACCTAGGAGGCGAGGCGCATGAGCCAGGAAGCTATTGAGGTGCCTGCTGAGCTGGCCCAGATCGCCCAGGAACGGGACTTCCCCCTGGACCTGGTGCGACGCGCCCTGGCCCTGGGCTTCGCACCGGCAGCCATTCGCGCCCAGATCCTGAGAGGCGTAAGCCCTCAGCAGGCAGAGGAATTCATCGCCCAGCAGGAGCGACTTCGGGCAGGCCAGGAGGTGGAGATCCCCGACGACGTGGCCCGCATGGCCCGCAAGCGTCGCTGGCCCGCGGACCTGGTCCAGCGAGCGCTTCGAGCTGGCCTGCGCATGGAAGAGGTCCGGGCCATGCTGGAGGCCGGCCTGCGGTTCGACCAGGCCGAGCGGCTGATCATCATCCGCGAACGGGCCCAGCAACGGCAGCAGGAGACTCCCGAGCAACGGCAGCGGCGTCAGGAGCTGGCCTGGATGAACGTGCGTACCGAATGGGGCGTGCGGGTCCGTCCGGGCAAGAAGGGCCTCACCCTCGGGGCCCTGAACGTGGGCAGTTACGGCGACATCCCCGATTACTGGCCCTACCAGACCGAGATGCCCCGTGGCGCCCAGCACAACCCTGGCGCCCCGTCCATGGGCTACACCATCTACGAAAAGGCCGAGCTTTGGGCCGACAACGCCGCTGACCTCTACGAGGAGTCCATCCAGCGCCAGTGGAAGCCGGCCACAGCCATCCCCTGGGACGAGATAACCCCCCTGCCCGAGCCCCAGGAGAGGGCCCTGGCCCAGCTCTGCACCTACCTCTGCCAGAACGCCCTGGTCTGCTCCGACGTCATCGGCAAATGGGTGAAGGAGATGTCCTACGGCTACCACGAGGTCAAGGTCTACATGGCCACCGTGGGGTTCGATTACGCCCGTCACTTCGACGTGTTCCGCAAGCGGGCCTATCTGAACGGCGTGGGCATGGGGCGGCAGAGCCCGGGCTACTATCTGAGGGTGATCAAGGACGCTCGCCGCTGGACCGAGACGTCGACGCTCATGTTCATCTTCAACACCAGCTACCTCATGCACCTGTGCCAGATAGGCTACTACACGGCCGCCAGCGAGGGGGATGCCCTCATCTTCCGGCTGACCATGCAAGACCTGGCCCGCCAGACGGCCTATGGCGTGAAGCACCTCCATTACTTCCTGATGCGCAAGCCCGAGTGCCGGGAGGAGATGCACTCCTATCTGCAACGGGCTGAGGCCCTCTTCGCTTACGAAGACGACAAGGACCGCACCCTGCCGGAGGCGCTCATGGTGCTGCTGGGCGGCGGCCTGGGCCAGGAGGAGCTGAAGCGGGGGTACGCCCTGCTCAACTACTTCCGCCGCCGCTGGCTCAGGGACTACCTGGACCGCCTGGCTGCGGCCGGCATGCCCGAGCGACGCGACCGGCTCTTCCCCTACCTGAGGCAGTGGTCGCCGGTGCCCGCCGGTCGCTGAGGCGTAGCGCCTCCCGGGCCCTGCGGCATTAGAATGAAGTGCGAGGAGGACAGGCCATGAGCCAGGAGACTGCCACCGTGCGTGCCACCTTTCCGTCCCTGGAGTGGTTCCAGGCCCTCAAG belongs to Dehalococcoidia bacterium and includes:
- a CDS encoding ferritin-like domain-containing protein, which translates into the protein MAIDKDTLYRLTTEEDLPELDLSWLKPEDRARVEATRLRPGRKGLTLDLLEAGQELPDASDDYSARPRGAERHPAAARHNLYYPLRHETWSDNVRLLYEEAVQRQWSSATDIPWHTLRPLPDDVERAWCQFATFLTEVEFIAGDTPGQWLERINPEWYEVKLFLLTQIMDEARHLDVFRKRALANGGGLLMESGGGGLRIILECQDFSEFSAIMHVFAEALVQTLFRSGEALAYNEAEKAIFRLCAQDESRHIAFGVMHLKHILETQPWRREEIHYYLDKIEGPLALDMQSGASANAPLFDEAIMVLAGGGRKNIDKGFDFLMNLRRRQVMEYLHRLEVAGLPERRYRMNPTLRAFIET